The following coding sequences lie in one uncultured Desulfovibrio sp. genomic window:
- the pbpC gene encoding penicillin-binding protein 1C: protein MSLSNKLLARFRMALPLVRNRAAHMPDAFCTLLRRRRRLAVAAGLLALPLAALLLWLAFAPCPHPLAGVEFSRMVLDKRGGIMRVSLSADQKYRIRTRLADIPPAAVDTVLRYEDRFFWRHPGINPLSLFRAAAGIVTGGRRMGGSTITMQVARLAYGLETGKMGAKLRQMLLALQLEWHFSKEEILEAYFNLAPYGGNVEGLGAAAVCYFHKTAAQLAPAESAALMLVPQNPSRRRPARDNKAFSQAVHRLNETWFGKKESAPLRVYSPQDMPFIAPHLSTELLQRPGADILRTTLDTTAQRRIERQLARFAARHSAYGLTNCAALLLHWPSMEVRALAGSADFFNKSIEGQVDGTRARRSPGSTLKPMIYALALEQGLIHPQSLLADTPHSFAGYDPENYDGAFRGPLSAAEALRASRNVPAITLAAKLTRPSLYEFLRRAGVEFADGADHYGLSLVLGGAEVSMRELAGLYAMLANKGVWRPLRFLTDEAPSAPALPLLTPEAAFVTLSMLEAPDPDKMARSQGGAVLPVRLKTGTSNGFRDAWAVGQFGPYVLAVWVGNFNNTANPLLVGGMVAAPLFMDMARELTAAEPMTDPFRDPAPGLNVEKLRVCVATGDLDTSLCPETTLTWFIPGVSPVAPSGVFRTILIDKASGLRACAPQDGRTEPRVWEFWPSDLARMFARAGMPKPPPPPFEEQCRREQKISGQPPTIIQPKSGLIYRRTTDAQNGNMVFMAHAEAGVNELFWFANDSYVGSTAPGEPLLWQAATGDVSVRVVDDAGRAARRNIRVRPAP, encoded by the coding sequence ATGTCACTGTCGAATAAACTTCTGGCCCGGTTCCGTATGGCTTTGCCGCTTGTGCGGAACCGGGCTGCCCATATGCCTGACGCCTTCTGTACCCTGCTGCGGCGCAGAAGGCGTTTGGCAGTTGCGGCAGGCCTGCTGGCTCTGCCGCTGGCGGCCCTGCTGCTTTGGCTGGCCTTTGCCCCCTGCCCTCACCCACTGGCGGGAGTGGAGTTCTCGCGCATGGTGCTGGACAAACGCGGCGGCATCATGCGGGTCAGCCTTTCCGCCGATCAGAAATACCGCATCCGCACACGGCTGGCGGATATTCCCCCTGCTGCCGTGGACACCGTTCTTCGCTACGAGGACAGGTTCTTCTGGCGCCACCCCGGCATCAATCCCCTTTCGCTCTTCCGCGCCGCCGCAGGCATAGTAACGGGGGGCCGCCGCATGGGCGGTTCCACCATCACCATGCAGGTGGCCCGCCTGGCATACGGGCTGGAAACCGGGAAAATGGGGGCAAAGCTGCGGCAGATGCTGCTGGCTCTGCAACTGGAATGGCACTTCAGCAAGGAAGAAATCCTCGAGGCCTACTTCAACCTTGCTCCCTACGGCGGCAACGTGGAAGGTCTGGGTGCCGCAGCGGTGTGCTACTTTCACAAAACAGCCGCTCAGCTTGCCCCTGCGGAAAGCGCCGCCCTCATGCTGGTGCCGCAAAACCCCTCCCGTCGCAGGCCGGCCCGCGACAACAAGGCATTCAGCCAGGCCGTGCACAGGCTCAACGAGACGTGGTTCGGCAAAAAGGAATCAGCTCCCCTGCGCGTTTACAGCCCGCAGGACATGCCCTTTATCGCGCCGCATCTCAGCACCGAACTGTTGCAGCGCCCCGGCGCAGACATACTGCGCACAACGCTGGACACCACGGCCCAACGCCGCATAGAGCGCCAACTTGCCCGTTTTGCAGCGCGGCACAGCGCCTACGGCCTCACCAACTGCGCGGCCCTCCTGCTGCACTGGCCCAGTATGGAAGTCCGCGCGCTGGCTGGATCCGCCGACTTTTTCAACAAATCCATCGAAGGGCAGGTGGACGGCACTCGCGCGCGGCGCTCCCCGGGCTCCACCCTCAAGCCCATGATCTACGCTCTTGCGCTGGAGCAGGGCCTTATCCATCCGCAAAGCCTGCTGGCAGACACGCCGCACAGCTTTGCAGGCTATGATCCGGAAAATTATGACGGAGCGTTCCGTGGCCCCCTCTCTGCGGCAGAAGCCCTGCGCGCCAGCCGCAACGTACCAGCCATAACTCTCGCAGCCAAACTGACCCGCCCAAGTCTCTATGAATTCTTGCGTCGCGCCGGGGTGGAATTTGCCGATGGCGCAGACCACTACGGCCTGTCGCTGGTGCTTGGCGGAGCGGAAGTGAGCATGCGCGAACTGGCGGGCCTGTATGCCATGCTCGCCAACAAGGGCGTATGGCGGCCCCTGCGTTTTCTTACGGACGAAGCGCCGTCAGCACCCGCCCTGCCCCTGCTGACGCCGGAGGCGGCCTTTGTGACCCTCTCCATGCTGGAAGCGCCGGATCCGGACAAGATGGCCCGCTCGCAGGGCGGCGCTGTGCTGCCCGTGCGGCTCAAAACCGGCACGTCCAACGGCTTTCGCGATGCCTGGGCCGTGGGGCAGTTCGGCCCCTATGTGCTGGCCGTGTGGGTGGGCAACTTCAACAATACCGCCAATCCGCTGCTGGTGGGCGGCATGGTGGCCGCGCCGCTGTTTATGGATATGGCCCGCGAGCTGACGGCAGCGGAACCCATGACAGATCCCTTCCGCGATCCGGCCCCTGGCCTCAATGTGGAAAAACTGCGCGTCTGCGTGGCAACTGGCGATCTTGATACGAGCCTCTGCCCGGAAACCACGCTCACATGGTTCATCCCCGGTGTGTCGCCCGTGGCGCCCTCGGGCGTTTTCCGCACCATCCTGATAGACAAGGCCAGCGGTCTGCGGGCCTGCGCCCCGCAGGATGGCCGCACAGAGCCGCGCGTGTGGGAATTCTGGCCCAGCGATCTGGCCCGCATGTTCGCCCGGGCGGGCATGCCCAAGCCGCCGCCACCGCCTTTTGAGGAGCAGTGCCGCCGCGAGCAAAAAATCTCCGGCCAGCCGCCCACCATCATTCAGCCCAAGAGCGGGCTTATCTACCGCCGCACAACAGACGCGCAAAACGGCAACATGGTTTTTATGGCCCATGCCGAGGCTGGTGTGAACGAACTTTTCTGGTTTGCCAACGATAGTTATGTGGGCAGCACCGCACCGGGCGAGCCGTTGCTCTGGCAGGCCGCGACAGGTGATGTGAGCGTGAGAGTGGTGGACGATGCGGGCCGGGCGGCACGGCGCAATATTCGCGTGAGGCCTGCACCCTAG